The bacterium genome includes a region encoding these proteins:
- a CDS encoding proprotein convertase P-domain-containing protein, whose product MPQRDFRKLAIGLFATVGLAASLALAVDPSYIDPEAGTVIKDQRETAQPDWVAEMLARPHDSKKIARDNGVDWCQTEAHFLRDNHMTEALRACATEGPCDTPATRDGYIPGPGDPVRVINVRFHVFRRDNGSGATATAQDCADQIAQMNADYGPYNIQFAYTYGFVDDTTYRDFADSEEIAMKNAYADSPSTQLNVYVVNIQAGYLGVGTFAWEPDALSAQGGLIVDDNYFGAGEKTMTHEVGHCLGLWHTHHGVSEVTACSDCWERADGLNGDTTGDFCDDTPPTPVNYNCADPGGTDSCSGVAWGTTAPENYMGYADDACYSEFTPKQAGRMHCWIASTLWSWDSTAPSPTPSPTPSPTPTPGPGQPQYCQSPSLPLVDGGSTFTEFTILDNGIISDLDAYVNLDHSYIGDLTLTLTHVDTGTAVVIIDRPGYTTSGYGCAGSDIVATLDDEAGSPVEDQCDTGTTAIFGTFSPNNPLSAFDGEDINGTWRLTIADAVTPDSGILNEWCLNVTYSSVTPTPTPTDTPSPTPTDTPSPTPSDTPSPTPSDTPSPTPSDTPSPTPSDTPSPTPSDTPSPTPSDTPSPTPSDTPSPTPSDTPSPTPSDTPSPTPTDTPTATPSATPSPTPATLAGDADGNNIVDLFELNAVLIGYRGLGPVPPSADLDPTDGSLTLQEVNAAILAYRATAY is encoded by the coding sequence ATGCCGCAACGAGACTTCAGAAAGCTGGCGATCGGTCTGTTCGCAACCGTTGGCCTCGCCGCATCACTGGCCCTGGCGGTCGATCCATCCTACATCGATCCCGAGGCTGGAACCGTCATCAAGGACCAACGCGAAACAGCCCAACCCGACTGGGTGGCAGAAATGCTCGCCCGGCCGCACGATTCCAAGAAGATCGCCCGCGATAACGGCGTGGACTGGTGTCAGACAGAGGCCCACTTCCTCCGCGACAACCACATGACCGAAGCCCTCCGTGCCTGCGCCACCGAAGGTCCCTGCGATACCCCGGCAACCCGTGATGGCTACATTCCCGGTCCCGGCGATCCGGTCCGCGTGATTAATGTGAGATTCCACGTGTTCCGTCGCGATAATGGATCCGGCGCCACGGCCACCGCGCAGGATTGCGCCGACCAGATCGCGCAGATGAACGCCGATTACGGTCCGTACAACATTCAATTCGCCTACACCTACGGGTTCGTCGACGACACCACCTATCGCGATTTCGCCGATTCGGAAGAGATCGCGATGAAGAATGCCTACGCAGACAGTCCGAGCACGCAGCTCAACGTCTACGTGGTAAACATCCAGGCCGGCTACCTCGGCGTGGGAACGTTCGCCTGGGAGCCCGACGCGCTTTCGGCTCAGGGCGGTCTCATCGTCGATGACAACTACTTCGGCGCTGGCGAAAAGACGATGACCCACGAGGTGGGACACTGCCTCGGCCTGTGGCACACGCACCATGGCGTCAGCGAAGTCACTGCCTGCTCCGATTGTTGGGAGCGCGCCGATGGCTTGAACGGCGACACAACCGGCGACTTCTGCGATGATACGCCCCCGACGCCAGTGAACTACAACTGCGCCGATCCGGGCGGTACTGATTCCTGCAGCGGCGTGGCCTGGGGAACGACGGCTCCCGAGAACTACATGGGATACGCGGACGATGCGTGCTACTCTGAGTTCACCCCGAAGCAAGCCGGCCGTATGCACTGCTGGATCGCCTCGACGCTCTGGAGTTGGGATTCGACGGCTCCATCGCCGACGCCGAGCCCGACGCCTTCTCCGACGCCGACTCCAGGTCCCGGCCAGCCGCAGTATTGCCAGTCGCCGAGTCTTCCGCTCGTCGATGGCGGCAGCACCTTCACCGAATTCACCATTCTGGACAATGGCATCATCAGCGACCTCGATGCTTATGTGAACCTGGACCACAGCTACATTGGCGATCTGACGTTGACGCTGACGCACGTCGACACCGGCACGGCCGTCGTGATCATTGATCGCCCGGGCTACACCACCAGCGGGTATGGGTGTGCCGGGTCGGATATCGTGGCGACATTAGATGACGAAGCCGGCAGCCCCGTCGAAGACCAGTGCGATACTGGCACGACAGCGATCTTCGGCACCTTCTCGCCCAACAATCCGCTGAGCGCCTTTGACGGCGAGGATATCAACGGCACCTGGCGTTTGACCATCGCGGATGCGGTGACGCCGGACTCCGGTATCCTGAACGAGTGGTGTCTGAATGTGACCTACTCATCGGTGACACCGACTCCGACGCCGACGGATACCCCATCGCCGACGCCAACCGATACCCCGAGCCCGACACCTTCGGATACGCCCAGTCCAACGCCTTCGGACACACCAAGCCCGACGCCTTCGGACACACCAAGCCCGACACCGTCGGATACGCCAAGCCCCACTCCGTCCGACACGCCGAGCCCGACGCCCTCCGATACGCCGTCTCCGACACCTTCGGATACTCCGTCGCCAACGCCGTCGGATACTCCGTCGCCGACTCCTTCGGATACGCCGAGCCCGACGCCTACGGACACGCCGACGGCGACGCCTTCGGCCACTCCGAGTCCGACTCCGGCGACGCTGGCCGGCGATGCGGATGGCAACAACATCGTGGATCTGTTCGAGCTGAACGCGGTCCTGATCGGCTACCGCGGCCTTGGCCCGGTTCCGCCGAGCGCGGACCTGGATCCTACCGATGGCTCTCTGACCTTGCAGGAAGTCAATGCGGCGATCCTGGCCTATCGGGCGACCGCCTACTGA
- a CDS encoding S8 family serine peptidase, producing MLRKAWRRSALTILVVVAAAAAVAGQTITLKPTLTKEGIEQGIKLPEMQVTSNRVPSSISVGDFYMVDGKSVQLERADSEIAIQYGSRASLEKHYPALESSRALGDFDTVGRFHPKGVAIVQDRPGGKGMKARGAAELKALAEAQPGVEFVLPVYVNPTDKKRMIATDELSICLEKGSSTDLLEKGLARIGGVIFEKSSADYADIYHARLDNPLRNSPLDVSVEISSWPGVEWAEPNFIREMEFYYTPNDPLFSQQQYLHNTGANGAVSDADIDAPEAWDTTTGSSSIVIAIIDDGVDESHTDMNFDANGYDFYNSDSDPSPTGTDGHGTGCAGVAAAIGNNSYRTAGTAPGCTILAVKVADGSFGTNTIIANGIDHAATYADVLSNSWGGGSSSSEINTAITNAATNGRGGLGCPVFFASGNSASTWYQGGGRYRFSTSGLVGDFYYAFRYLKDVNTSSGSDLARVDNVCLIGSDEYTHTWRQDFEGSFPPTGWTLANSGSTNNWYRSSTDALVGTGGTYSATSGSISDSQWCELRTPLMTLTGAETFAFAASVSSEYNYDGLQVYVYDSSWGQLGYYGLLSGVPSVNTAVSYPASQADAIAVGSATDNDYRSSYSEYGSNLDFVAPSNGGWNDVWTLDPTGTVGWTSTDYKPNFGGTSSASPTAAGVAALMLSANGALTGSQVRTYMRDSCDEIGGVTYVGGFHNEYGYGRINANAAVALALAAPSPTPTPTPFCDAIPYTEGFEAGAVGAEWTISGTNTYRTQVTTANTPNSGSYHLTMDSTTNGSYARNEATLCVDLAGYENVVVQYYAKEFGDEADSTTSPFTGGADFDGLAMSGDGGTTWYVINDHTTLGSSYALQTVDLDAAIASAGISYSSEFKLRWNQYDNYQITTDGVAFDDISITGNVIQTPTPTPTPSDTPTATPSDTPSPTPSDTPSPTPSDTPSPTPSDTPSPTPSATPSPTPVPVPGDEDGDGEVHLLELNAVLLGFRGLGAVPASADIDPTDGVISLAELNAVILAYRATP from the coding sequence ATGTTGCGTAAAGCGTGGCGCCGATCGGCGTTGACGATACTCGTGGTGGTTGCTGCTGCGGCAGCCGTCGCGGGTCAGACCATCACACTCAAACCGACATTGACAAAGGAAGGCATCGAGCAGGGCATCAAGTTGCCCGAGATGCAAGTCACCTCCAACCGTGTCCCCAGCTCAATTTCCGTTGGGGACTTCTACATGGTGGACGGCAAGTCCGTTCAACTGGAACGCGCCGACAGCGAGATCGCCATCCAGTATGGCAGTCGCGCCTCCCTCGAGAAACACTATCCCGCACTGGAGTCATCCCGGGCTCTTGGCGACTTCGATACCGTTGGTCGCTTTCACCCGAAGGGCGTTGCCATCGTGCAAGATCGCCCCGGCGGTAAAGGGATGAAGGCTCGCGGGGCCGCGGAACTGAAGGCACTCGCCGAGGCTCAGCCGGGCGTCGAGTTCGTCCTGCCGGTCTATGTGAATCCGACGGACAAGAAGCGGATGATCGCCACCGACGAGCTTTCGATATGCCTGGAGAAGGGCTCCAGCACGGACTTGCTCGAGAAGGGTCTCGCACGGATTGGCGGCGTGATCTTCGAGAAGTCCAGCGCCGACTACGCTGATATTTATCACGCCCGCCTGGACAATCCGCTCAGGAACTCCCCGCTGGACGTCAGCGTCGAGATCTCGAGCTGGCCAGGAGTGGAATGGGCAGAGCCCAACTTCATTCGCGAAATGGAGTTTTATTACACACCCAACGACCCGTTATTCTCCCAGCAGCAATACCTGCATAACACAGGTGCGAACGGCGCGGTCAGCGATGCGGATATCGACGCGCCGGAAGCATGGGACACGACGACCGGAAGTTCCTCGATCGTGATCGCCATCATCGATGACGGCGTGGACGAGTCCCATACGGACATGAACTTCGACGCCAATGGTTACGATTTCTACAACAGCGACAGCGATCCAAGCCCCACCGGAACGGATGGACACGGCACCGGTTGTGCGGGCGTTGCGGCGGCGATTGGAAACAACAGCTACCGCACGGCTGGAACGGCCCCAGGCTGTACAATCCTTGCGGTCAAGGTGGCCGATGGTAGTTTCGGAACAAATACCATCATCGCAAACGGCATCGACCACGCGGCGACTTACGCTGACGTTCTCAGCAACAGTTGGGGCGGCGGCTCAAGCAGCAGCGAGATCAACACAGCCATCACGAATGCGGCGACGAACGGGCGTGGCGGACTCGGCTGCCCGGTGTTCTTCGCCAGTGGCAACTCCGCCAGCACGTGGTACCAAGGCGGTGGGCGTTACCGCTTCTCGACCAGCGGCTTGGTTGGCGACTTCTATTACGCATTCCGCTATCTGAAAGATGTTAACACTTCCTCTGGTTCCGACCTGGCCCGCGTTGACAATGTCTGCCTGATCGGTTCCGACGAGTACACGCACACTTGGCGCCAGGACTTTGAAGGATCATTCCCTCCGACCGGATGGACGTTGGCGAACAGCGGCAGCACGAACAACTGGTATCGGAGTTCAACGGATGCCCTTGTTGGAACGGGCGGGACGTACTCCGCCACTTCCGGATCGATCAGCGATAGTCAGTGGTGCGAGTTGCGTACACCATTGATGACCTTGACAGGTGCGGAGACCTTCGCTTTTGCGGCCAGCGTCTCTTCCGAGTACAACTATGATGGCCTCCAGGTCTACGTCTACGACAGTAGCTGGGGTCAGCTCGGATACTACGGTCTTCTCAGTGGCGTTCCTTCCGTCAATACGGCCGTATCCTATCCCGCCAGTCAGGCCGATGCGATCGCAGTCGGCTCGGCGACCGACAACGACTACCGCAGTTCATATAGCGAATATGGTTCGAATCTCGACTTCGTTGCCCCGAGTAACGGCGGCTGGAATGACGTCTGGACACTCGATCCGACAGGAACTGTCGGCTGGACGAGCACCGACTATAAGCCGAACTTCGGCGGTACCTCTTCGGCTTCCCCGACGGCGGCTGGTGTGGCCGCGCTGATGCTTTCCGCCAACGGCGCCCTGACCGGGTCGCAGGTGCGGACTTACATGCGCGATAGCTGCGATGAAATTGGCGGCGTGACTTACGTCGGCGGATTCCACAACGAGTACGGCTACGGACGCATCAACGCGAATGCGGCAGTTGCTCTCGCACTTGCCGCTCCCAGCCCGACGCCCACTCCAACTCCATTCTGCGATGCAATTCCCTACACCGAGGGATTCGAAGCAGGTGCAGTCGGGGCCGAGTGGACCATCTCCGGCACCAATACCTATCGGACCCAGGTCACCACGGCGAATACACCCAACAGTGGCTCTTACCATCTGACGATGGACTCGACCACCAACGGGTCTTACGCACGCAATGAGGCGACTCTGTGCGTCGATCTCGCCGGTTACGAGAATGTTGTCGTGCAGTACTACGCCAAAGAATTTGGCGATGAAGCCGACTCGACGACCAGCCCGTTCACTGGTGGAGCCGACTTCGATGGTCTCGCGATGAGCGGCGATGGCGGAACGACCTGGTATGTGATTAATGATCATACTACGCTGGGTTCCAGCTACGCACTGCAGACGGTCGATCTGGACGCCGCGATTGCTTCCGCCGGGATTTCCTACTCGTCCGAATTCAAGCTCCGCTGGAACCAGTACGATAACTACCAAATCACGACCGACGGTGTCGCTTTTGACGACATCAGCATTACGGGCAATGTGATCCAGACGCCGACACCAACGCCAACTCCTTCCGACACTCCCACAGCGACCCCATCTGATACGCCGAGCCCGACGCCTTCCGACACGCCGTCTCCTACGCCATCGGACACGCCGAGCCCGACCCCGTCGGATACGCCGTCGCCAACGCCTTCGGCGACGCCGTCACCGACACCGGTGCCGGTGCCCGGCGATGAAGACGGCGATGGAGAGGTTCACCTGCTCGAGTTGAACGCCGTTCTACTTGGGTTCCGTGGCCTTGGTGCGGTGCCGGCCAGTGCCGACATCGACCCGACCGATGGCGTGATCAGTCTGGCTGAATTGAATGCCGTCATCCTGGCTTATCGCGCAACGCCGTAG
- a CDS encoding tetratricopeptide repeat protein, protein MEPNDKEEADNTLMNAWNASFSRRAVVRAAATLALLGILLALPVLTHAAKIILKNGEVIEGHIISETEQIVTVQTLKLTIPLDRSRIASIERGSSSVYEKQMGDEALQLENYEEAIAHYEKAMALGGNGSELMDLINQARRAQEDIELAQYADQVNAARKLLDDGDISHAQIALEELQRTIPETEEAYAIVLRLLARSHYMQAQELRDSIDYIGAEHQLQLARELDPDNASIYIELGDLNALSSRTHRQAIQYFQRGLQLGSKSLTPAEKMRVGFRLGELFRTIGDHARAVHYFQIVYNIDPRYKPHLEENLVTEYKELADSAEATDRSRAVEALKRALAVRPFSADLRYALANNLQQMDETDAAIEQYQRLLEVDPGYRRANYNLALCYMRKGEILKARDSFEKEIEFYPSHYESLVELGDIAMRAGDLEVAKGYFESAHENEPERTQATISLAKIERQLENLEDSRALVQEVLRLSPNDRDANLEMGRILRDEKDYQGATRFFTNVVKLLEKSDAKESEEGRQLMADALIARGEVRLLTTGPGTATGDFREALEIYPDYADAYYKIGEAYKKKYASSKTVSDLKSAEENMLKAREIDPKNPEYALGLGILYHQSLASADDENKAEYMEKAVKNYRDYISNGGRDADTVRNWIKESGGGQS, encoded by the coding sequence ATGGAACCAAACGACAAGGAAGAGGCGGACAACACGCTTATGAACGCATGGAATGCGAGCTTCAGTCGACGGGCGGTAGTTCGGGCTGCAGCGACACTGGCCCTGCTCGGGATTCTCCTGGCCTTGCCGGTCCTCACGCATGCCGCCAAGATCATCCTCAAGAATGGCGAGGTGATCGAAGGCCACATCATCTCCGAGACTGAACAAATCGTCACCGTCCAGACCTTGAAGCTGACGATACCTCTGGATCGATCACGGATCGCCTCGATCGAGCGAGGCAGCAGCTCGGTCTACGAGAAGCAGATGGGCGACGAAGCGCTCCAGTTGGAGAACTACGAAGAGGCGATCGCACATTATGAGAAAGCGATGGCTCTTGGGGGCAACGGTTCGGAACTGATGGATCTGATCAATCAGGCCCGTCGAGCCCAGGAAGACATCGAGCTGGCTCAATACGCAGATCAAGTCAATGCGGCGCGGAAGCTCCTCGATGACGGAGATATTTCTCACGCCCAGATAGCACTCGAGGAGCTTCAAAGGACGATCCCTGAGACTGAAGAAGCCTACGCGATTGTCCTTCGTCTACTGGCACGCAGCCATTACATGCAGGCCCAGGAACTGCGCGATTCGATCGACTACATCGGTGCCGAGCACCAGCTTCAACTGGCCCGCGAGTTGGATCCGGACAACGCATCCATCTACATCGAGCTGGGAGATCTGAATGCGCTCAGTTCGCGTACGCATCGCCAGGCAATCCAGTATTTCCAGAGAGGGCTTCAGCTTGGCTCGAAGTCACTGACACCTGCCGAGAAGATGCGCGTCGGTTTCCGCCTTGGCGAGTTGTTCCGGACGATCGGCGATCACGCCCGCGCCGTGCATTACTTCCAGATCGTCTACAACATCGATCCTCGCTACAAGCCCCACCTCGAAGAGAACCTCGTCACCGAATACAAGGAATTAGCAGACAGCGCCGAGGCGACCGATCGTTCACGGGCTGTGGAAGCACTGAAGCGTGCTCTTGCCGTTCGTCCGTTCAGTGCAGACCTGCGCTACGCTCTTGCCAATAACCTGCAGCAGATGGACGAGACCGACGCTGCCATCGAGCAATATCAGAGGCTGCTGGAAGTCGATCCAGGGTACCGCCGCGCCAACTACAATCTGGCTCTCTGCTACATGCGCAAAGGCGAGATTCTGAAAGCGCGCGATTCCTTCGAGAAGGAAATCGAGTTCTACCCTTCGCACTACGAATCGCTCGTCGAATTGGGCGACATCGCGATGCGTGCCGGCGACCTTGAAGTTGCCAAGGGGTATTTTGAATCCGCGCACGAAAACGAACCGGAGCGCACGCAGGCGACAATCTCACTGGCAAAGATCGAACGCCAGCTCGAGAATCTGGAAGACTCTCGCGCCCTTGTGCAGGAAGTCCTTCGTCTTTCTCCAAACGATCGTGACGCGAACCTGGAGATGGGGCGCATCCTGCGCGACGAGAAAGACTACCAGGGCGCGACTCGGTTCTTCACGAATGTCGTGAAGCTGCTCGAGAAATCCGATGCAAAGGAATCCGAAGAAGGGCGCCAGTTGATGGCAGATGCCTTGATTGCCCGCGGCGAGGTTCGTCTTCTGACCACAGGCCCTGGTACCGCGACCGGCGACTTCCGGGAAGCGCTCGAAATCTATCCCGACTACGCCGATGCCTACTATAAGATCGGCGAAGCCTATAAGAAGAAGTACGCCTCCTCGAAGACCGTATCGGACTTGAAGAGCGCGGAAGAGAATATGCTGAAGGCACGCGAGATCGATCCGAAGAATCCGGAGTACGCGCTCGGCCTCGGCATTCTCTATCACCAGAGCCTGGCCTCCGCAGACGACGAGAACAAGGCCGAGTACATGGAGAAAGCCGTCAAGAACTACAGAGATTATATTTCGAACGGCGGTCGCGATGCCGATACCGTGCGCAATTGGATCAAGGAATCGGGAGGAGGCCAGTCCTGA
- a CDS encoding septum formation initiator family protein — protein sequence MMRWRLVIWATLALLLAVGAFSLLLAPSLTDMHRAKVHYAEARENLEAVDLQQKVLENQVTALRTHIDSIELGARREYRLIKPGEKLEILQVQQ from the coding sequence ATGATGCGGTGGCGATTGGTGATTTGGGCGACGCTTGCCCTGCTCCTGGCTGTGGGAGCCTTCTCGCTGCTGCTCGCGCCGTCGTTGACCGATATGCATCGTGCGAAGGTCCATTACGCGGAGGCCCGAGAGAACCTGGAAGCCGTCGATCTGCAGCAGAAGGTCCTGGAGAACCAGGTGACGGCCCTGCGAACCCACATCGATTCCATCGAACTCGGCGCCCGACGCGAGTATCGCCTGATCAAGCCCGGCGAGAAGCTGGAGATCCTTCAGGTCCAGCAGTAG